The Rhea pennata isolate bPtePen1 chromosome 7, bPtePen1.pri, whole genome shotgun sequence genome contains a region encoding:
- the LBX1 gene encoding transcription factor LBX1 codes for MTSKEEPKPSSGEERRRSPLDHLPPPANSNKPLTPFSIEDILNKPSVRRSYTLCGTAHLLSAPEKHPPAGLPLSGRALLSQTSPLCALEELASKTFKGLEVSVLQAAEGRDGMTIFGQRQTPKKRRKSRTAFTNHQIYELEKRFLYQKYLSPADRDQIAQQLGLTNAQVITWFQNRRAKLKRDLEEMKADVESAKKLGPNPAVDIVALAELEPSAEGRGKARPGSPPPPAAAAAAREPGAQPPPRPASPPTERPRSRRDSEDEEEDEEEDVEIDVDD; via the exons aTGACTTCCAAAGAAGAGCCCAAGCCCTCCTCGGGGGAAGAGAGGCGGCGGAGCCCCTTGGATCACCTCCCCCCGCCGGCCAACTCCAACAAGCCCCTCACCCCCTTCAGCATAGAGGATATCCTCAACAAGCCCTCGGTGCGGAGGAGTTACACCCTCTGCGGAACGGCCCACCTCCTCTCGGCGCCGGAGAAGCATCCCCCGGCCGGGCTGCCCCTCTCCGGCCGGGCGCTGCTCTCGCAGACCTCGCCGCTCTGCGCCCTGGAAGAGCTGGCCAGCAAGACCTTCAAGGGGCTGGAAGTGAGCGTGCTGCAGGCGGCCGAAG GCAGAGACGGGATGACGATCTTCGGGCAGCGGCAGACGCCGAAGAAGCGTCGGAAGTCGCGAACGGCCTTCACCAACCACCAGATCTACGAGCTGGAGAAGCGGTTCCTCTACCAGAAGTACCTGTCGCCGGCGGACCGGGACCAGATCGCCCAGCAGCTGGGGCTCACCAACGCGCAGGTCATCACCTGGTTCCAGAACCGCCGCGCCAAGCTCAAGCGCGACCTCGAGGAGATGAAGGCCGACGTGGAGTCGGCCAAGAAGCTGGGCCCCAACCCCGCCGTGGACATCGTGGCCCTGGCCGAGCTGGAGCCCAGCGCCGAGGGCCGGGGCAAggcgcggcccggctccccgccgccccccgccgccgccgccgccgcccgggagCCCGGTGCCcagccgccgccccgccccgcctcgcCCCCCACGGAgcggccccgcagccgccgggACAgcgaggacgaggaggaggacgaggaggaggacgTGGAGATCGACGTGGATGACTGA